A segment of the Panicum hallii strain FIL2 chromosome 1, PHallii_v3.1, whole genome shotgun sequence genome:
CGCACGCCATGTCGCCATCCCGCCGCGCTGCATCTCCGGCCTCCGCTGCCATTGCTCTCCGGCGAGCACCCGAGAAGGCCTGAGCTTGTATGCACGCGCCGTGTCTGCTCGATCCGTCCAGAGAAATTATCCATCTATTCCGTTTCGCCCAAGGACGCCGATGAGACTGGTGCTCTCGCCGCGGGCGCGCACGGTGCATGCGCCGGCCGGCCATGATTGGGATGCCAACAGGGGGCTTCTCACCTGGTAGGTCTGAGCCGTCGACATGACGCACTGGTGGCTGCCTCTGCTTGACTGCTTGGTATGGCGGGAGATGTCGCCGGaggcgaggccgagcggtggCCACCGTCCAGGAAGGCTGGTACTGCCGTCGCCGCGAACCCCTGGCCACCAGCAGCAGCCAGGGAGGCGTCTCGGTGCCAGCGTCCTTCTGACACAAACAGAGGATGGCCTGAAAAAACGTGGCTGTTCTGAATTCTGATCCAAGATGGTTCTTGGATTGGAGATATATATACACTCTGCTTCTATGTAATCCGATTTAAAAATCAAGAACAGTATTTTTGTGAATTGGCGAGTTCCTTCTGGGGCCGGAGGTGATGACGAAGCCCACATGGATCGTACATGGGTGAAAAAATGAGTTAGGTTTACACTGTATTCCATGGCGGAATAAAGGTAAATTCCAGACGGCAATTGGAGCCACCGGCCCTGACCTGAAGGCTGAAGCAGGGCAGGGCAGGCCAAACAGCCCCAGTCCCGAAGCTGAAGCTCGGCCACGCCCCACCGCCGCCATGCGAGGCGTCACCTCTCTCTTCCTCCTCGCCGCGCGGCGTCGTCCCCCTCTGCTGATCGACTCCATCCTTCCACGCGACATCTGGCCGGCGCCCGCTTTTCCGCCCGCTTCTCTAACATCACCGTCCCCATCTTCTCGGTAGATCACATTGCGCCAGACCTACGCGGACGCAAGCGGCGGACGCATCGCCATCGTCGCCGAGCCAGCCCGCGCTAGCGCTACTCGGCCATGGCGCCATGCATCCGCCGCGGCGCGCTCGGCACATCGCCTGCGAGCGATACTGCTCCAGCGGCGCGAGCGTCCATGGTTGCGGCGTTGCGCGGCCTTCCTACAGAGTTCCAGAGCTCCCGGATCCTCATCCTGTGTTCCCTCGCCACCTCCCAGCTCGCCGGCGGGTGGCGGCGCGGCGACCAGGGGCGGACGGTATTCGATTTACCGGccgggtggacggtatttcatttaccgtccacccctgggGTACGCTGAACCGTCCGATCCATAATTAGCGGCCAGGATTAAACAAGGGCGGTCCCTTACAAACGCTTTCCGAATGCTTCCCCGTCCTCGCGCCATCCCACCGCGCTGCTTCTCCGGCGAGCACCCAACTACCCAAGGCTTGTATGCACGTTCGTCGTCTGATCTCGATCCGTCAAGAGAAATACCCATGCGTTTCGCCCAAGGGCACCGGATAGACTGGTGTTCTTGCAGGGGGTGCGCACGGTGCATTCGCCGGCTGTCCATGCTCGGTATCATGCCCACCAGGGAGGGTTCTCTCCTGGGCGGCCTGTGCCTTCTGACATGGTGCGATGCTGGCTCCTTCTGCTTGTTGTATAAGTTTCTCCATGGTGGCAGACAGGAGATGCCGCCGAATGGGAGGTGAAGCGGCGCCCACCGGTCAGATCGAGAGACTGATGGCGCCGACGCCGAGAATCACCGGGCAGGCATCACGATGCAAGCGTTCAGCGTGGATCTCTCTGAAGAAAACAGATGTCCCGACTCCCGAGCCGCTCGCTCTCCACTTCACCTTATTGTACCATAAAACTTGAAAAGTTCCTGTTCAGCAGTCTGAAATTACAATTGGAATGGAGCTATTCTTTTATTGTTTTATCTTATTCTCTGGATTTCTCTATACGAAGTGTTAATATGTGTATCACGATCTGCAATGTAGGTAACTAACGGATCTATTTATATCAACGAGATTTGGTTCATGGGGTGCATGCTGAAAGATATGTTCAGGCCTTTTATCTTCACACCTGGCAGCGCCTAACTAGGCAGTAACCTTCTGTTCCTATGGCTAGTGCAAAGTCAAGAGACCAAAGTAGACGAACAACAAGCGTGTTCCCTGAAACTCTGCAGCTTTGCTTGCTGTTACTTCGCTGCTTGCCTTGCAGTTCCTGAAAATTGTTTCAGTTTGGACAGAGTCATTTCGCATTTGCACGTTTGTTAATATTCTTTCCATTGGCAATCAGTCCATACAGATGCAAGTATGCATTGCAATTGCAAACACTGAATCACTCTGTTTCCCCGGGCTTCACAGGACATTATTGTGAGATCTGGCAATCAGCCTTTTCCTACTTATACAGGATGCACAACCTTTCAGATCAGGGCGACAATCGCCTGAAACTCTGCTTTGTTGCGATTCCTCAATAGTTTCAGTACGGATAAACTGGCAATTTGTTATCAATCTTGCGTCCAATCCAGTTTCAGACTTGCAGTCAGTCAAAATCCTTGCAACACTTACACTTGCAGCTCTGGGCATCGGATAAGCTGGAGCAAGAGAGCAGGCAGGTACCATATGTCGTCATAGCTCGTACATGGATTGGCAATTGGAATACGCTGTTGACGTTCACTGCGCCGCCGGCGTACATGGGTGGCATCGCCATTCACCACCGACCCTGACCTAAAGCAGGACAGGCCAAGATCCCCAATCCGCACCCTGAAGCTCGGCCGCGCCCCACAGTCGCCATGCTCTTCgtctcctctctcttcctcctcGACGGCTCGACACCGGGTGCCCACTCCTCCAACATCACCACCCCCATCTTCTCGATACACCACGACGCGTTCCGGGCTACCGGCCTACGCGGACGCGAAGGCGGCGGTCGCATCGCCATCGCCGGCAAGCCGGCCCGCTCTAGCGCTACTCGGCCATGCATCCGCGGCGCGCTCACCTAACCGACCGCGAGCGATCCTGCTCCCACGGCGCAAGTTCCCGTGGTTGCGGCGTTGCGTGCCCTTCCTACAAAGTTCCAGGTCTCCCCCGATTCTTCATCCTTTGTTCCCTCGGCACCTCTCAGCTCGCCGGCGGGTGTCGGCGCGGCGACCAGGGGCAGACGGTATTTGATTTACCGtccggggtggacggtatttcatttaccgtccatCCCTGAGGCAcgctgagccgtccgatccattACTAGCGGCCGGGATTAAAGAAGGGAGACCCAATCCAAACGCTTCCTGAGCGCTTCCCCGTTCTCACGCCATCCCGCCGCGCTGCTTCGCCGGGCTCGCCGCTGCCATGATCCATCTGCTCCGTTTCGCCTCATGTAGATGGCGGTGGCTGCGCTCATACTCGTCCCGCAAGAACTGGACGCTGGCGTGCGCTCCTCGCCGCTATCGCCGCCACCCTCCGGCAAGCTCTCCGGTCTTGCGAACCGGATCCGGCATTTCTTCAATCCTTCAACAAGCCTTAACTTGTCATGTCACCTTCTTGTGCGCTCGCCCTCGAGCGTGACTGCGTGAGGGTGTGCTGCCTATGGATCATGGAGACCAGGCAGCTCAATTCCCTGGCCGATCAGCGCCTGCAAGGCATGGTGAAATGCTTACTGCCTGTACTGTGCACATGCGCTGGCCATGCTTGGGATGCCAACAGGGGGCTTCTCACCTGGCAGGTCTGCGCCTTCGACATGGCGCACTGGTGGCTGCCTCTGCTCGGTATGGCGGGAGGTGTCGCCGGAGGCGAGGTCAAGCGGCGGCCACCGCCCGGAGAGGCGGGTggtgccgtcgccgccgcggacCCCCGGCCAGGCGTCTCGGTGCCAGCGTCGTTCACCATAAGTCCTGGCCTTCTGACAGAAACAGACAGAGGATGGCCTGAAAAACGTGGCTGTTGTGATCCAAGATGGTTGTAGGATATATATAGCCTTCGAAACACTCCATTTCTATGAAATCCGATTACACAAAATCATGAGCAACAGGTTTGTGAATCGGCTAGTTTCTTTTGGGCCAGGAAGTGTCGATGAAGGTTGCGTTTGGTTCAGCTTTCTGAACCTGCTTTCAAAAAGCACAAACAGGTTCAGCTTTTCTGCAGCTGTTTTGGAAAAGCTACTTTGTGCAGTATAAATTTGAAAGCAGGTTGTACCCTACTTTTGCAGCTTTTCCGAATTTATAAAAACTACACATCTACTATTGGTCACCTATACACCCATTCAATTCTTTTttatataagaaaataaatattttaatatatagaaaaataaaaataaaaaagaataaaaaagttaactccaaatattttcatatatatataaaaataaagatttAAAAGAAAAAGAATTTATTCATCACAAAGAAATATTGTATACTGTCAATTTGTATAAAGACAATATATAACTTTTTTATAGTCGACAACTCATGTCAGTTTGAACCAAATGACTTTCAGTTTTTTCACAGCAGGCATCTCTTTGCTCGCACCTGAATCAGCATCTTTTTCCCACCTGACAACTGAACCAGAACAAGGCACCCGAAGCCCGCACCGATCGTACATGGGCGAAAAACGAGTTGGTTTTTTCACTGTATTCCATCCATGGCTAAGTAAGTTCCAGACGGCAATCAGAGGTGGCACCAAGTATCAACCCACCAGATCGTTGGAGCATTCAGCCTGCCATCAAAGTTCATCTTTATCATTAACCATACATCAAATTCATCGTAAATCATGTTTGCTGGTCCTCAGACGGTCAGACTGAAAAGTATCGCTAGAGAAAAACAGGAAATTCGTTCATGTTTTACTTGTAAAGTTTTGGCCTGCCGGCCCACGCAATCCTGAGCCCACGGGCATGACGACCCGGGCTCCAAATGACGTCACGGCCTctacctcctccgccgcgcggAAGGCAGAGAGGACGACCTCCGTTGACGCAGATATGCggggcggcgagccggcgaCACGGCTGCTGACCCCGATCCGATGGAGTAGCAGCCGAGGCCTAGCTAGCAGGGTCCGTGACGAGTTCACAGGCCGCTGCCAGTGCTCGCCGCCTTTACTTACGTGCACGAACGATCCCCTGATCCCCATCCCCATCCCTACGCCATAACCCGGCGCCGCTCAAGCGGGTGGCCGTCATTTATGCCGCTTCCCTCCCTGCACCAACACCCTTCCGCCTCCGGCGGACGACATGCATCTGGGCTATGGGGGACCGCCGCGGCCTCTACTGGTGAATGGTGATCACAGCCTCATGCTAACTCTATCTCTGGGAGCTTGCGACGCCTCGCCTGGAAAAACATGCGTCTCCGTGATGGGCTTTTTGATGAGTCTCGATTTGTCTCCTGCTTGAGCAGCTGAGCTGCAGGTGAACAGAAGCCGAACTTCACGTCGGCACAAGCGTGAACCGGTGGTTGTTACCAAATACCAACCTGTGATCGAACAAGTGATGGAGTAGATATCTGCTGCTGATGGATGACAGAATCACATCCGCACCTGCCGGTGGACCTTCGCATTCCAGGTTTTCTGACCAAGAAGAGCAGCTAGCTCTCGGTGACAGGACCTCAGGCAGCAGTGCAGTACTGGTACCATTTGTACCAAGAGTGACCAAGGTCTTGTTCGGATCCCTTCCAatttccaactttttacactctctttccatcatatcaattttggaatacatgcatggagcagtaaatatatgtaaaaaaataactaattgcacagtttaattgtacatcacgagacgaatcttttaagtctagttagtccatgattagataaaatttattaaatacaaacgaaaacgctgcaatagcaaaaagttccaaaaatTATAAAGATttgcgatctaaacggggcccaGGAAGAGCAGCCAAGCAACAGCAGCACTGGTACTGGTGGTACAAGCGAAGTGGAGTGGTACAAACGTCACCACCTGTGTCAGCGTCAACCATGACGCGGAGTCCCACACTGTCCGGGCCAGACACGGCGACACGGCCCGTGCGGCCAGCGGCCGTGCCCGACGCCCTCTCccatctgccgccgccgcacgagTACCTGTGCGCCGCGCGCTCGTTTCACTCACCCCCGGCCACACGGGCCCTGCCCGCCTGGTCGCCCGGTCGGTGCGGCCTCCTCTCGCGCACGGCGCACGTCCGCCCCTCTCGCGACCGAGCCAAACCGCCAGTGCGTTCATGCGGACGCCGGCCGCTCGCCAGGCAGGCGCCCCGAGCGGCCAGGGCCCGCGGCCGCCACTCCCCGTctgcccccgccccgccgcttTGCCAAAAGAGCTcggggccgcgccgcgccgcgcgcgtgcaCCAGTGCACCACCCTGCCGCCTGCCAACCCCCTTAAAGAGCCTCGGCACTTCGCCTCCGGCTCCGCCACTAGGAGCAGCTCATCGAATactcgcgccgcgcgcgcgctccgccaGCCCATTATTGTTATCACGCGCCGCGCGCACGCACGCCACGCAGGGGGGGAAGCTGAGCTCTAGAGCGACTGAGCTTATCCGTCCCGTCGCCATGGCGAGAGCCTTCCGCGCGGCCTCCCCGCTGCCGCTCCCGAGCTCGAGGGGCGCCGCCACCTCCGTGACGAGCGGCGCCGGGAGAGGGAGCTTCCCGTGGTTGCACAAGAAGGGCTCGGGCAAGCCGGCGCCGCAGCGCGGCGGGACGAGCGCCGCCGAACAAGAGAGCAAGGGTGACGAGCCCGCCGagggggcggccgcggccgccgacggGTCCTCCGAgcagtctccgtcgtcgaggaAGCGCGCGGACGCGCTGGCGCGGTTGCGGGCGGCGTTCCTGGCGGCGATCAcgcaccggcgccggcgccggcagctGGGGTCCTGCGTGACGGGCACCATCTTCggccgccggcgcgggcgcgtgCACGTGGCGCTGCAGACGGACCCGCGCTCCGCGCCCGTGCTGCTCGTGGAGATGGCCGCCTACTCCACCGGCGCGCTCGTCAGGGAGATGTCCTCGGGCCTCGTGCGCCTCGCCCTCGAGTGCGAGAagacgccgctcgccgccggtaCGTGCACCACCGAGTCACTGACACTTTGACACGCACCGCGCCAAATGGTCGACTTCATTTCTGCACCGGGATCAACCAATAACAcgccaaagaaaaaaaaaatatctGCAGGGGAGAAGCGGCGGGGGCTGCTGGAGGAGCCGACGTGGCGCGCGTACTGCAACGGCCGCAAGTGCGGGTTCGCGGTGCGCCGGGAGTGCGGCGCGGACGAGTGGCGGGTGCTGGGCGCGGTGGAGCCCGTGTCCGTGGGCGCCGGCGTGCTCCCGGACGACGTCTCCGGCGCCGCGGAGGGCGACCTGATGTACATGCGCGCCAGGTTCGAGCGGGTGGTGGGCTCCAGGGACTCGGAGGCGTTCTACATGATGAACCccgacggcagcggcgggcccGAGCTCAGCATCTACCTGCTACGAGTCTGATCGCCGCCGGAGACGACGCTTCAGCTTGCATTGCATCCCCCCTCTGTATGTAACCATGCATGCGTAATCTGGTTGGGCTTTTGTGTAGTTGCGTTCCATGTAATTTGGAGGTCTTGGCAATGGTGTATGTACGACGCTACTGATCACTTACATGGCTTAAAACTTTGGGTGATTAGGTTTTGGTGTGAAGTGGTGTGGTTCTAGATAGGTAGGTTGGGGATCATCTTTCTCTTTGGTCATGTGATCAACTGGATTGGAAAATTTGGGAATAATATCAGTGCCCCTGCTGCGTAATAAGATGGAGATGCGATGGAGAACGTGATGGTGCAGTGTAGGTTCTTTGATCCGTTATTGTTCAACAGATATTATACCGTCAAATACTGTATGCCATAAGTGTGACGCGACTGATTGCTTAAATTTTGTTGTATTTGTTCCTCCAAAAAAGAGAGAGATTTATTGAAATTGACATCTTATAGTACTGTCATACATCTATACAAGTTGCACCGGCTGAGTCAGATTCAACTCCTTATCATGTCTCTCATCAGCCATCAGAAACTCTGAACTTCTTTTTTGCCTCTCCTTTTCTCTCCATTTATTTTCTTTTTGACTAAAGTTAATAATTACTACTATCTAGTATTGCTTCTATATATTATAACAATGATAAAACCGTTCCTTTTGCCCTTGCCTCATGGGTGTGCAGCCGTGCAGTAGAGGACGATTAGAAGATGTTTTGTTCATTCTTTCTGAAGAACAAGTTGTGATATAATTATTGAGGTTTTGATGCACCAAACCTGACGCATGGGACCTCTAATTAGTAGATTCCTATTCCTGCATCATGATTGATGTATAGGTATATTCCATTCCTTTGTCCTTGTTAATTCGCAGTACAGTACTCCCTTATCATCATCAGACTTCACTAAGTAGCTGCAATGATGTTCAGAACGGCTCAACCTGGCACTACTGAAACGAGAATTTCGCAATGATATCCGAAAGGAGTTTGGCAGGTTGCAAAGCCCTGCACTCTACCAAATGAACTGCAATATTTTACAACTGTTCAAGAACATGGTCCTCTTGCTCTAGGCTTAATCAAAAGACAAATGGACAATTTGAGACCATGGAGCCTGAATAATTTTTATATTCTAAAGTTGGCGCAACTGGAAGGGTCCTTTACATTTTACAAATCCCGAGTAATTCTGCCACTTATTCCTCATCATTAGGGCTTAACAATGGAACCACCCTTTTCCTCCcgcttttcttcttcttttcatccATGCCGTTGCCGGCTTTATGCGTTTCGCCGGCTGGGCAGGAGAGGAACGAAGGGACCAGGTGGGCCAGGAGAGTGCGTGGCGATTGGCATGGCCCAAGGAATGTCATGAGGACTGCCCAGGTTGTTGGGCTACGGAGAGACCAGTTGGATCTTTAAACTGTTAGCCTAAAGGCCGGCCTACGCGCCTGGAAAAAGGGAAAGCTTTTAAAGCCCAAGCGATAATCGTTTCTTAAATGAGGCGCCAACGGCCACGATATTCCCGCGCACGCATCATTGCGTCGCGGCGCGAAAAGCTGCCTGCTCGCACGCTTGCTTCGTTTCTGCCCGGCTGCGTGGGCCCCGCCTGTCATATCCTGTTGCGCCCCGCCGAAATTGTAGCGGGGGACGCTGATGAGCTGGGGGGTGGCGAGAGACGGCGACCGCACGCATTCGACGCTGTCGGATGGGTATTTTTTTAATCGAATACACAAAAGAATTACGTATTTTTTATCTTTTCACTAAGGTAGAAGATAGAGTTTTTACAACGCGTTACAACGCTCCTCCGCTTTGAGAAAATATTACATGATGGACTAGAGCACcgggaaaggaaggaaaacggACTACTCCCCTCCAAGACAACCCAGCACCACTGCTCCTGCAGTGACCCAAGCTTCCGCTTCAGCCTTGATCTTCAAGAGCAGCTGTTCTTACTACAAGCATGCCACTCGGAAGATCCTGGCATTCCTTTCTTTCCAAACTTCTCAGGAGACGAGGGCAAAGAGAGTATCAAAACCTCTTCTGTGTTTGCTTGTCCACAGAAGGCGCAGCTGCTCCCATCGCTCCTGTAAGGTAAAGCCCATCTCGGGTGCAGGGCAAAGCTTACCGAAAGCAGCTACCTCTTCTGTGTTCGCTTATCCACAGAAGGCGCAGCTGCTCCCATCGCTCCTGCAAGGTAAAGCCCACCTCAGGTGCAGGGCAAAGCTTACCGAAAGCAGCTAGGATGTTTACCCATAGTTGCCTGGTGAAGGAGCAGCGTATGAAGAGGTGCTCGCTTGTGGAAATGGGTACCCTTTGTCGATGAGAACTTGAGCCATGTTTCAGTGTTTCGATGGGGGAGATTTGAAGTTCAGTTGCGAGGCATAGTCAAATTGGCAAGGATGCACAGTATGAAACGGCTAATGTTGTGTTAGAGATGATCAGATGTGTACAGAAGTTTGTGctacttcagagttcagacatcACAGCATAATGTCGTGGCCGACAGGCCTCATCAGCGTACATCAGGGTAGGCCTGCGTCGCAGCCTACTCGAAACCCAGAGACAGGTGCTAGAAGTAGGTACTAAATAATCACGCGACTTGGAGTAGCAGTAGCTCCCTTTTGCAGAAGTGGAATTTTGCACATGCAACAACATTATACCTCGCCGTCCAATCTTGACGGCACATTCCacaagagagagaaaaggaggaggaagaagcgggTAATATTCCGTTATCCCCACTCAGTTCCATGGCCTGCGTCGTCACCGTTCACTTCGCGCTCTACTCTAATCTCTTCCCTAATCACTGTGTCTGGACCTGTCACTATGTCGTAATGAACTCGTTGGAATGCCCAGTGGTATCCAATCATCAAACGCTCATCTCATCTGCTTGCAAGGGTACAGGTAGGTACTGGTCGAGTTGTTTGGGCAACCTGCTCTTCAACAAAAAGGTTCTGGGATTCAGGATGCATGCGTGATTAGCACTGGGGACCTCTTGGTGCAAGTTGCCTCTACAAGTATGGCACTGTCGGTATTCAGAAAGTAGAGTTCAGTTGCTACTACAAGATTGCGCACGAGTGCGCACCTCAGCAGACGTCCTTGGATTAAGGACTGCCTTGGAATGTGCCTCTCTTTCTCTTATCCACACTTCTCAATAAAACACACTGGTATACTGTATATATAATCAACTGAATCATAGTTGTCTTTCAAGGTGGAAGCTCATGGACAAAAACACTAAGACCTTGTTCGGTTACATGTGGATTTATCCCGGGCTGGGAATGACAGGTACGACAAGAAATTCATAATAGGTACAACAAAAGATCGGAATTTATTCCGGACCGGAAACTAATTATAATAAAATAGACTCATAATAGATACAACAAGAGACCCGGAATCAATCCATTAATTTCCGGTTGATTCTCGGTCTCTTGCTGCACCTATCATAAATTATTTTGTTGCAATTAGTTTCCGGCCCGGAATAAATCCCGATGTTTTGTTGTACCCATCATATCATGAGTCTCTATTGTACTTATCATTTCCGGTCCGGAATAAATTCATATGTGCAAGTAGATCAGCGGTATTACCTGTTGAACATCATTGTGGATTCATTGCAGGTCTGCAACATCTCCAGCACTATCATTACTCTGAACGAACTCTGCACGTCAGCTCATctgacgacggcgacgacggaAAGGCAGATAGCCATTGCCCACCggccgacgacggcgacggcg
Coding sequences within it:
- the LOC112894638 gene encoding protein MIZU-KUSSEI 1-like, whose product is MARAFRAASPLPLPSSRGAATSVTSGAGRGSFPWLHKKGSGKPAPQRGGTSAAEQESKGDEPAEGAAAAADGSSEQSPSSRKRADALARLRAAFLAAITHRRRRRQLGSCVTGTIFGRRRGRVHVALQTDPRSAPVLLVEMAAYSTGALVREMSSGLVRLALECEKTPLAAGEKRRGLLEEPTWRAYCNGRKCGFAVRRECGADEWRVLGAVEPVSVGAGVLPDDVSGAAEGDLMYMRARFERVVGSRDSEAFYMMNPDGSGGPELSIYLLRV